In Cryptomeria japonica chromosome 10, Sugi_1.0, whole genome shotgun sequence, a genomic segment contains:
- the LOC131032972 gene encoding BAG family molecular chaperone regulator 6-like, producing MDNPLFGGSWGRVPERRSYQRPHYYHPNPYATNSFAPPVKSESTPKVKAKKVISIPINFVDSETPKSRKAPAMDENTAAFKIQSAFLGFCVRKSSHLNKLRVIMKTKAEAAEIRRRVNDEHVAELIRRAEKERVKMTECIMSLLLRLDEIQGVIPFVRESRKAVIPKSRQDAATEVSVTSEPLVEGCTTVEENGSARFLEENPYEEFKRKELSGGTIEVSVSSEKALAEESLPSPMRDLQIEGSPEEDNNNIGVEDFEQSSSEAGKVVSGTMVDVVDKDAENLKRKKVESLLLEADPSPAIPCTEEGVQLGNSRDDEEAGDKMREQVKPIEDIGLVREENEKLMRSVSDLLKKSEKQSEIIHDLSLRVSQLEEQVSQCNKKKKVGDGMKKSGRSTKDRRRKSDRYCFKEDWF from the exons ATGGATAATCCTTTGTTTGGTGGGTCTTGGGGTCGAGTCCCTGAAAGGCGATCTTATCAAAGGCCGCATTACTATCATCCAAACCCTTACGCTACAAATTCGTTCGCCCCTCCAGTAAAATCGGAGAGCACGCCCAAGGTAAAGGCCAAGAAGGTCATCTCAATTCCAATCAATTTCGTCGATTCTGAGACACCCAAATCCAGAAAGGCACCCGCCATGGACGAAAATACAGCGGCTTTTAAAATTCAATCGGCTTTCCTAGGGTTTTGTGTGAGGAAGTCAAGTCATCTGAACAAATTGAGGGTTATAATGAAAACCAAGGCAGAGGCTGCAGAAATTCGGAGGCGTGTGAATGACGAACATGTTGCAGAGTTGATAAGACGAGCTGAGAAGGAGCGGGTGAAAATGACGGAGTGCATCATGTCTCTACTGCTCAGGCTCGACGAAATTCAGGGAGTGATTCCTTTTGTGCGGGAATCAAGAAAGGCTGTGATTC CCAAATCCAGGCAAGATGCTGCTACAGAAGTTTCAGTAACTTCTGAACCGTTAGTGGAGGGGTGCACCACTGTCGAAGAAAATGGATCTGCAAGGTTCTTGGAGGAGAATCCTTATGAGGAATTCAAGAGAAAGGAGTTGTCAGGGGGAACAATTGAGGTCTCTGTGAGTAGTGAAAAAGCATTAGCAGAGGAGTCTTTGCCTTCTCCAATGCGAGATTTGCAAATTGAGGGTTCCCCTGAAGAAGACAATAATAACATTGGAGTAGAAGATTTTGAACAAAGCTCTTCTGAAGCTGGAAAAGTAGTGTCTGGCACAATGGTtgatgttgttgataaagatgcagagaatttgaaaagaaaaaaagttGAAAGCCTACTCTTGGAGGCTGATCCATCACCTGCAATCCCTTGCACAGAGGAAGGTGTTCAATTAGGAAATTCAAGGGATGATGAAGAAGCAGGGGATAAGATGAGAGAGCAAGTAAAGCCCATTGAAGATATTGGCTTGGTAAGAGAAGAGAATGAGAAATTAATGAGGAGTGTATCTGAtctgttgaagaaaagtgagaaacaGAGTGAGATTATTCATGATCTGAGTCTGCGAGTTTCACAGTTGGAAGAGCAAGTATCTCAGTGCAACAAAAAGAAAAAGGTTGGGGATGGAATGAAGAAAAGTGGTAGATCTACAAAGGACAGGAGAAGAAAATCTGACAGATACTGCTTTAAGGAGGATTGGTTTTGA